One region of Pseudoalteromonas piscicida genomic DNA includes:
- the ltaE gene encoding low-specificity L-threonine aldolase produces the protein MDFRSDTVTQPTSAMKQSMFDAPLGDDVYGDDPTVNALEQFAAERHGFEAALFTSSGTQANLLALMSHCERGDEYLCGQQAHNYKFEAGGAAVLGSIQPQPLENEADGSICLERIKQAIKPDDFHFAKTKLLSLENTIGGKVLSLEYIAQARALCDERGLKLHLDGARVYNAAVALKVDITEIVKHFDSFTICLSKGLGAPVGSLLLGDKALIEKARRLRKMLGGGMRQAGMLAAAGLYALQHNVERLEEDHQNAQYLAEKLEQLPGFKPCKHLVHTNIIFAEVEAGIDLFAIAKQLKAKGININPGYQGMRFVTHLGVSRSDVDKLIAELTNLLM, from the coding sequence ATGGATTTTAGATCTGATACGGTTACGCAACCGACCTCCGCCATGAAACAAAGCATGTTTGACGCGCCGCTTGGTGACGATGTTTATGGTGATGATCCGACAGTGAACGCACTTGAACAGTTTGCGGCTGAGCGTCATGGTTTTGAGGCTGCGCTGTTTACCAGCTCAGGCACGCAAGCAAACCTGCTTGCACTGATGAGCCATTGTGAAAGAGGGGATGAATATCTTTGCGGGCAGCAGGCACACAATTATAAATTTGAAGCAGGTGGCGCCGCCGTGCTTGGCTCTATTCAGCCGCAGCCATTAGAAAACGAGGCCGATGGCAGTATTTGCTTAGAAAGAATTAAGCAAGCGATTAAACCTGATGATTTTCATTTTGCGAAAACTAAGCTGCTTAGTTTAGAAAACACCATTGGTGGCAAGGTATTAAGTCTAGAGTATATTGCACAAGCCAGAGCGCTGTGTGATGAGCGTGGCTTAAAGCTTCACCTTGACGGTGCAAGAGTCTACAACGCAGCAGTCGCGTTAAAGGTTGATATCACAGAAATCGTAAAGCATTTTGATTCATTTACTATTTGCTTATCTAAAGGGCTTGGTGCGCCGGTTGGCTCTTTATTACTTGGTGATAAAGCATTGATAGAAAAGGCGAGAAGGCTTAGAAAAATGCTTGGTGGCGGTATGCGTCAGGCGGGCATGCTTGCGGCGGCTGGTCTTTATGCTTTGCAACATAACGTAGAACGTCTAGAGGAAGATCATCAAAACGCGCAATATTTAGCTGAAAAGCTTGAACAACTGCCTGGGTTTAAGCCATGCAAGCACTTAGTACATACAAATATTATCTTCGCTGAAGTGGAAGCTGGCATTGATCTTTTTGCGATAGCAAAGCAGTTAAAGGCAAAGGGCATTAATATCAATCCTGGATATCAAGGCATGCGATTTGTGACGCATTTGGGAGTGAGCCGCTCTGATGTGGATAAGCTAATAGCAGAGCTCACTAATTTGTTGATGTGA